From the genome of bacterium:
TCGAAGATGATGAAGAGCACGACCAGCAGGCCGAAGGTCCCCTCGCGCAGGGAGTTGACGACGGTGATCGCGTTCTCCCAGATCGCGGAGAGCGCGCGCTCGGGGATGCGCAGCAGCTCGGGCAGCAGCGTCATGAAGAT
Proteins encoded in this window:
- a CDS encoding branched-chain amino acid ABC transporter permease, with the translated sequence IFMTLLPELLRIPERALSAIWENAITVVNSLREGTFGLLVVLFIIFEPDGLAHRWNKIKAYWKLWPFSY